A single Fusarium oxysporum Fo47 chromosome IV, complete sequence DNA region contains:
- a CDS encoding uncharacterized protein (of unknown function-domain containing protein) — MDQNAQQTRHIAANLEHGADGSTTLHTRLQHEPLRHGLAEKIQEDVVANSVEVKDVGWDDDQIRPEDYASDGIKNKDIWLLTRRFNKRVFHLKHAPNHPEDEMDFNVAEEEQFSPNKLRAQIERLYMGAATRLETPVLEGTKANIMLLSGLMAILLSPKIRNTLFPPCPPALVHYQGGHLIKPAAGILGTVDTATGAPESLKGETLEREASNFATGLVALSINIFVDKDPQHDESQRGGGKTANLSDPRSLATRIATAKDKAAGIEKPSWDKSKSPMQELMWSQVRPLMHWVCRFCDIWERSAKIVTLGIGVGFFGSIFLRNSYGWLKYKMERIVFRGIPTDSQLTIALLRHGERNNTPLPPSPEPKGPPLDEPHVLDGDDLSASTGDRPVGASPEEIRKAVQEEPGVVRDTGGDDHEYPDHETGGKRRGKLLGVVKPVVEAAARTVIGVNKIRAKTGTVSAKNRVGAASTREKPSIAGPVEFTCRWQGEKGFAYLTTDTSSPCLCFSRRSTGDSDGSGYHEIHPTWTIPVKDITTLNKYSGYGAKAKLLAGWALEAEIIDGMEIVDSGGKSRLLTAMARRDQLFNRLCAIGDQKWEIW; from the exons ATGGATCAAAATGCACAACAAACGAGGCACATTGCTGCCAACCTTGAGCACGGAGCTGATGGCAGTACAACCCTTCACACCAGGCTTCAGCATGAGCCTTTGCGTCATGGTCTAGCGGAGAAAATACAGGAGGATGTTGTCGCCAATTCAGTAGAAGTTAAGGACGTAGGCTGGGACGATGATCAGATACGGCCCGAGGACTATGCCTCCGATGGCATAAAGAACAAAGATATCTGGCTTCTCACCCGAAGGTTCAATAAA CGTGTCTTCCATCTCAAACATGCCCCAAATCAcccagaagatgagatggattTCAACGTTGCTGAAGAGGAGCAATTCTCTCCAAACAAGCTACGTGCACAAATCGAAAGACTTTACATGGGGGCG GCAACACGTCTCGAGACTCCAGTCCTGGAGGGAACCAAGGCGAACATCATGCTTCTGTCTG GTTTGATGGCCATCCTGCTCTCTCCCAAAATTCGGAATACCTTATTCCCGCCTTGCCCCCCTGCACTAGTCCATTACCAAGGCGGCCACTTAATAAAGCCGGCTGCGGGTATCCTAGGCACCGTCGATACAGCTACAGGCGCTCCAGAGAGCCTCAAGGGCGAGACTCTGGAGAGAGAAGCCAGCAACTTTGCCACAGGCCTTGTGGCTCTTTCCATCAATATCTTTGTCGACAAAGATCCGCAGCACGACGAGTCACAAAGAGGAGGTGGAAAGACTGCTAACCTTTCGGATCCAAGATCGTTAGCTACTAGGATAGCAACCGCGAAGGATAAGGCAGCCGGAATCGAGAAACCGTCCTGGGACAAGAGCAAATCGCCTATGCAGGAGCTCATGTGGAGTCAAGTGAGACCCTTGATGCACTGGGTATGTCGCTTCTGCGATATATGGGAGAGAAGTGCAAA AATTGTTACCTTGGGGATCGGAGTCGGTTTTTTCGGTagcatcttcttgagaaactcgTATGGTTGGCTAAAGTATAAGATGGAAAG AATTGTATTCCGGGGAATACCGACAGATTCCCAATTGACAATAGCCCTTTTACGACACGGTGAACGAAACAATACCCCTCTGCCGCCATCCCCCGAACCAAAAGGTCCGCCTCTTGACGAACCTCACGtccttgatggtgatgatctCAGTGCATCAACTGGTGATCGTCCAGTGGGAGCGTCACCGGAAGAGATCCGGAAAGCTGTCCAGGAAGAGCCTGGAGTCGTAAGAGATACCGGAGGCGATGACCATGAATACCCTGACCATGAGACCGGTGGGAAAAGACGCGGCAAGCTCTTAGGCGTCGTCAAACCTGTTGTTGAGGCAGCAGCAAGGACAGTCATAGGAGTCAACAAGATACGAGCAAAGACTGGAACGGTATCTGCTAAGAACCGTGTTGGAGCTGCATCGACAAGGGAAAAGCCGTCAATTGCCGGACCAGTCGAGTTCACATGTCGCTGGCAAGGCGAGAAGGGTTTTGCATATCTCACAACCGATACTTCATCCCCTTGTCTTTGTTTTTCTAGAAGATCTACGGGAGATTCGGACGGTTCTGGCTATCATGAGATTCATCCTACATGGACGATCCCCGTCAAGGACATCACTACACTGAACAAGTATTCTGGGTACGGGGCCAAAGCGAAACTCCTTGCTGGATGGGCacttgaggctgagattATCGATGGTATGGAGATAGTTGATAGTGGAGGGAAGTCTAGGTTGCTCACAGCCATGGCTCGTAGGGATCAGCTGTTCAACCGACTTTGTGCCATTGGTGACCAGAAATGGGAAATCTGGTAG
- a CDS encoding concanavalin A-like lectin/glucanase domain-containing protein — protein QGDSPYTRDFSPDQVQLSSTGLELTVSPLPSGSKAVPCAQIISRSKSYFYGSYHARFRVGTVPGTVTAFYNYKSDTSEVDIEYVSAWEEATLLYTVKPQLYSPTNNPLNSTYQRESWNDTRTSFDEDIHEWSFVWLPDIVHYGLDNNYSRSITTNVPKAPGRLALSQWSDGNSNYSLGPPTKDSTVAVTFLWAVYNDTNAKPLACKKTSEACTI, from the coding sequence CAAGGCGACTCTCCATACACAAGAGACTTCTCTCCGGACCAGGTACAGCTCTCATCAACAGGACTTGAGCTCACTGTCTCACCTCTCCCATCAGGTTCAAAGGCGGTACCCTGTGCGCAGATCATCAGTCGTTCAAAGTCATATTTCTATGGCTCTTATCATGCACGATTCCGCGTCGGAACCGTGCCTGGGACAGTGACCGCTTTCTACAATTACAAGAGTGACACTTCAGAGGTCGACATAGAATATGTCAGTGCCTGGGAGGAGGCCACGTTGCTCTACACCGTCAAACCGCAGCTGTATTCGCCTACAAACAATCCTTTGAACAGCACATACCAACGAGAGTCTTGGAATGATACACGCACCTCATTTGACGAGGATATTCACGAGTGGTCCTTCGTATGGCTGCCTGACATTGTCCACTATGGCCTCGACAACAACTACTCGAGGTCCATCACCACAAATGTGCCCAAGGCACCAGGCCGTCTCGCCTTGAGCCAATGGTCCGACGGCAACTCCAACTACTCTCTGGGACCTCCGACAAAGGACAGCACTGTCGCCGTTACTTTTCTCTGGGCTGTATACAACGACACAAATGCCAAACCACTCGCATGTAAAAAGACGAGTGAGGCATGTACCATC
- a CDS encoding G-protein alpha subunit-domain-containing protein — protein sequence MADPLSIIGTAGAIANIIDVLTKTITTVCDMRQAWKVADLSVFALESQLNLLKFALCEIQKWTESRSNEQSHQLVMQVDSCVKCCRLLIGKIDGEVSQFQKTVAGDLELGSKLSFLFKTKDMEQIQRMVDQQTHTLTLLLSACNSNALEEQNRILQQPKIIQALQDMDRDTASLIVHQDSDSIITATSVSSSRRSVQFAFDRELFITKVYEKWIRKLATTRRTNSHNSHGPEDSTQQDHQQISNNEIVFTSAYTDEEQNSFTHTQTAKSEPSRPSSYFGERMNSLTRTALGIELQPLKRDRTTSDLRLQTKESRRIDQSLKDDSKLTQGEVKVAILGSKTRKRVFEEMRLSAGHPQCYTVSQLCIFRPVILGAVFESVQYLAKKLLVDEAIREDPLRASLEDVLLGDKEELDLENGFEPWVVQIFRTIMEHPAAKALLADETFVLPENVDYLLNQIERIVQDDYIPTDLDAISCTTPLPGCVEAAFNMGQLTMRLTDPGNATVSRTKLFSQLETATAVIYVFDLSSSFSEALIQYEATVNSHWLNSSIIVIFNNLKGFAKRLAEAPLSDGFPDYAGRDDKIGAMNYILSRIKPLTQPDLQFYAHFTNGVYDDGDLLKIWRYIQDGIVDRALKSLLPR from the exons ATGGCGGATCCCCTGTCAATTATTGGAACAGCGGGAGCTATTGCGAATATTATCGACGTACTCACCAAAACGATCACAACGGTATGTGACATGCGACAAGCCTGGAAAGTCGCCGACCTCAGCGTATTTGCGTTGGAAAGCCAgctcaatctcctcaaaTTTGCACTTTGTGAAATTCAGAAATGGACCGAGTCCAGATCCAACGAACAATCGCATCAATTGGTGATGCAAGTGGATAGCTGCGTAAAGTGCTGTCGGCTTCTCATTGGCAAGATTGATGGCGAAGTGTCGCAGTTTCAGAAAACGGTAGCCGgagatcttgagcttggttCCAAGCTTTCTTTTCTGTTCAAGACGAAAGACATGGAGCAGATTCAGCGGATGGTGGATCAACAGACACATACACTAACACTTTTGTTAAGTGCATGCAACTC AAATGCCTTGGAAGAGCAAAATAGAATCTTACAGCAGCCTAAGATCATACAGGCTCTGCAGGACATGGATCGAGACACTGCGTCTCTTATTGTTCATCAAGACTCAGACTCCATAATCACCGCTACATCCGTAAGTTCTTCGAGACGGTCGGTTCAGTTCGCGTTTGATCGGGAGCTTTTTATTACCAAAGTATACGAAAAATGGATTCGGAAGCTTGCAACGACACGGAGGACCAATAGTCACAATAGTCACGGCCCAGAAGATAGCACtcaacaagaccatcaacaAATTTCAAACAACGAGATTGTCTTCACGAGTGCATATACCGATGAGGAGCAGAATTCCTTTACACATACGCAAACTGCTAAATCAGAACCATCTCGGCCATCGTCATACTTTGGAGAACGGATGAATTCTTTAACACGTACCGCCCTGGGTATAGAGCTGCAACCTTTGAAACGTGACCGAACTACGAGCGACTTGAGGCTTCAAACTAAGGAGTCCCGACGTATTGACCAGAGCTTGAAAGATGACTCCAAATTGACCCAAGGAGAGGTCAAAGTAGCCATCCTCGGCTCAAAGACTAGGAAGCGAGTCTTCGAAGAGATGAGGTTATCAGCCGGCCACCCGCAATGCTACACAGTTTCACAGCTATGCATATTTCGTCCCGTAATCCTTGGGGCAGTTTTTGAAAGTGTTCAGTATTTAGCAAAGAAGCTATTGGTCGACGAGGCCATCAGAGAAGATCCGTTGCGGGCGAGCTTGGAGGACGTGCTGCTCGGCGACAAAGAAGAATTGGATCTTGAGAATGGGTTTGAACCGTGGGTTGTCCAAATATTCCGCACAATAATGGAGCATCCGGCGGCGAAGGCCTTGTTGGCGGACGAAACCTTCGTGCTTCCAGAGAATGTTGACTA CCTTTTAAACCAAATCGAAAGGATCGTGCAAGATGATTATATCCCGACAGACTTAGATGCTATAAGTTGTACAACACCACTGCCCGGCTGCGTGGAGGCTGCGTTCAACATGGGCCAGCTCACTATGCGATTGACAGATCCTGGCAACGCGACAGTCAGCCGGACAAAACTATTTTCTCAACTCGAGACGGCAACAGCCGTCATATATGTTTTCGATCTAAGCAGCTCATTTAGCGAAGCCTTGATTCAGTATGAAGCAACCGTCAATTCACATTGGCTAAATTCAAGTATCAttgtcatcttcaacaatctcaaaGGATTCGCCAAGAGACTCGCAGAAGCGCCACTTAGCGATGGATTCCCAGATTATGCAGGAAGAGATGATAAAATAGGTGCAATGAATTATATCCTCTCCAGGATCAAGCCTTTGACCCAGCCTGATCTCCAGTTCTATGCCCATTTCACAAATGGCGTGTATGATGATGGGGACTTGTTGAAGATATGGCGATACATCCAGGATGGTATCGTCGACCGTGCGTTGAAATCTCTCTTGCCGAGATAA